In Amycolatopsis sp. EV170708-02-1, the following are encoded in one genomic region:
- a CDS encoding ABC transporter permease, whose product MLHDTWLIFRRDMLTALRNPTWLAIGIMQPLLYLFFFGPLLVKALNAQGLSDVDGWMIFTPAIIAQLALFGSSFVGFGLLAEFRSGVVERMRVTPVSRVALLLGKVLANALQTVVQALIIIALAYLVFDLNAPFSGVVLSLVIVFLLSITLASCSYALALTLKSEDAFPALLNAVLMPLLLLSGILIPITAGSAPDWLYTISRINPFRHVVDVERNSFRGDFSMDALFTGSVVVLVMAVLAIWWGSRTFQRENA is encoded by the coding sequence ATGTTGCATGACACCTGGTTGATCTTCCGCCGTGACATGCTCACGGCGTTGCGCAACCCGACATGGCTCGCCATCGGCATCATGCAGCCGCTCCTCTATTTGTTCTTCTTCGGGCCGCTTCTGGTGAAGGCGCTCAACGCGCAAGGGCTGTCCGATGTGGACGGATGGATGATCTTCACCCCGGCGATCATCGCGCAGCTCGCGTTGTTCGGCAGCTCGTTCGTCGGGTTCGGGCTCCTCGCGGAGTTCCGCTCGGGCGTGGTCGAACGCATGCGGGTCACCCCGGTGAGCCGGGTGGCATTGCTGCTGGGCAAGGTGCTCGCCAACGCGTTGCAGACCGTCGTCCAGGCCTTGATCATCATCGCGCTGGCGTATCTGGTCTTCGACCTGAACGCTCCGTTCAGCGGTGTCGTGCTCAGCCTGGTGATCGTTTTCCTTCTGTCGATCACGCTGGCGTCGTGCTCGTACGCGCTGGCGCTGACCCTCAAGAGCGAAGACGCCTTCCCGGCTTTGCTCAACGCGGTTCTCATGCCACTGCTGCTGCTTTCCGGAATCCTGATCCCGATCACCGCGGGCTCGGCGCCGGATTGGCTGTACACGATTTCCCGCATCAATCCGTTCCGGCATGTGGTGGATGTCGAGCGGAACAGTTTCCGCGGCGACTTCTCGATGGACGCGCTGTTCACCGGGAGCGTCGTGGTGCTGGTCATGGCCGTTCTGGCCATCTGGTGGGGCTCGCGGACGTTCCAACGCGAAAACGCC
- a CDS encoding PadR family transcriptional regulator gives MSATRLLVLGVVRMYGKAHGYQVRRELLSWAADKWGNVQPGSIYHALKKMTTEGLLEQVEDVEADGGPDRIAYRLTEDGETEFLVQLGRALSSDDATGYSLSAAVIFMPTLPRAQVLALLKQQLANMEAHAQSTHYAREHAVDLGKPPHVSELYRLWSVHAEANVTWMRDLIGRLEAGEYVMAGEGADEEAVFGAPPK, from the coding sequence GTGTCCGCCACGCGTCTGCTGGTGCTGGGTGTCGTGCGCATGTACGGCAAGGCGCACGGCTACCAGGTCCGGCGCGAGCTTCTCTCGTGGGCGGCCGACAAGTGGGGCAATGTCCAGCCGGGTTCGATCTATCACGCGCTGAAGAAGATGACCACCGAAGGCCTCCTCGAACAGGTCGAGGACGTCGAAGCGGATGGCGGGCCGGACAGGATCGCGTACCGGCTGACCGAGGACGGCGAGACCGAGTTCCTCGTGCAACTCGGCAGGGCGCTGTCGAGCGACGACGCCACGGGGTACTCACTGTCCGCGGCCGTCATATTCATGCCGACGCTGCCCCGCGCGCAGGTGCTGGCTTTGCTGAAACAGCAGCTGGCGAACATGGAAGCGCACGCCCAGTCGACCCATTACGCCCGCGAACACGCCGTCGATCTGGGGAAACCTCCCCACGTGAGCGAGCTGTACCGCCTGTGGAGCGTGCACGCGGAAGCGAACGTGACGTGGATGAGGGATCTGATCGGCCGTCTCGAAGCCGGTGAATACGTGATGGCGGGCGAAGGCGCGGACGAAGAAGCCGTGTTCGGCGCGCCGCCCAAGTAA
- the metG gene encoding methionine--tRNA ligase, translating into MSTPVLTAVAWPYANGPRHIGHVSGFGVPSDVFSRYQRMAGNRVLMVSGTDEHGTPITVQADKEGMTSQQTADKYTRQIGQDLQGLGLTYDLFTRTTTGNHAEVTQQIFLALHRNGYVVPKTTRGAISPSTGRTLPDRYIEGTCPICGYDGARGDQCDNCGNQLDAAELINPKSRINGETPKFVETEHYFLDLTAFVDTLGKWLSSKTDWRPNVLNFTKNLIDDMRPRPITRDLDWGVKIPLDGWRDQPLKRFYVWFDAVIGYFSASVEWARRTGNPDAWQEWWNNPDARSYYFMGKDNITFHAQIWPALLFGHNGEGDRGGVAGKYGKLHLPDEIVSSEFLTMSGSKFSTSRGTVIYVHDFLRDFGPDTLRYFISVAGPETQDTDFTWDEFVRRTNFELANEWGNLVNRSISMAHKNVGAIPRPDAPVAADEELKELSRKAFDTAGAHLQRSRFKAAASEAMRVVTAANRYLSDQEPWKLKDDPARRDSVLHTALQVVSDANTLLTPFLPHSAQKVHEALGGTGVWAAQPELQEVEDLDIPGRINPILTGDYKAEQARWKSVPIEVGKPLEKPTPLFAKLDPELGETGPEWAPISK; encoded by the coding sequence ATGAGCACCCCAGTGTTGACTGCGGTGGCCTGGCCCTACGCCAACGGCCCCCGCCACATCGGCCACGTGTCCGGATTCGGCGTCCCGTCCGACGTCTTCTCCCGCTACCAGCGAATGGCCGGCAACCGGGTGCTCATGGTGTCCGGTACCGACGAACACGGCACCCCGATCACCGTCCAGGCCGACAAGGAAGGCATGACCTCCCAGCAGACGGCCGACAAGTACACCCGTCAGATCGGCCAGGACCTGCAAGGGCTCGGCCTCACCTACGACCTGTTCACCCGCACCACCACGGGTAACCACGCCGAGGTCACGCAGCAGATCTTCCTCGCGCTGCACCGCAACGGTTACGTCGTCCCCAAGACGACCAGGGGCGCGATCAGCCCGTCGACCGGCCGCACCCTGCCCGACCGGTACATCGAGGGCACCTGCCCGATCTGCGGCTACGACGGCGCGCGCGGTGACCAGTGCGACAACTGCGGCAACCAGCTCGACGCGGCCGAACTGATCAACCCGAAGTCGCGGATCAACGGTGAAACGCCGAAATTCGTCGAGACCGAGCACTACTTCCTCGACCTGACCGCGTTCGTCGACACCCTGGGCAAGTGGCTGTCCAGCAAGACCGACTGGCGCCCGAACGTCCTCAACTTCACGAAGAACCTGATCGACGACATGCGGCCGCGGCCGATCACCCGTGATCTCGACTGGGGCGTGAAGATCCCGCTGGACGGCTGGCGCGACCAGCCGCTCAAGCGGTTCTACGTCTGGTTCGACGCGGTCATCGGCTACTTCTCGGCCAGCGTCGAGTGGGCCCGCCGCACCGGCAACCCGGACGCCTGGCAGGAGTGGTGGAACAACCCGGACGCCCGCTCCTACTACTTCATGGGCAAGGACAACATCACCTTCCACGCCCAGATCTGGCCCGCTCTGCTCTTCGGCCACAACGGTGAGGGCGATCGAGGCGGTGTGGCCGGCAAGTACGGCAAGCTGCACCTGCCCGACGAGATCGTTTCCAGCGAGTTCCTCACGATGAGCGGCTCGAAGTTCTCGACCTCGCGCGGCACGGTCATCTACGTCCACGACTTCCTTCGCGACTTCGGCCCGGACACGCTGCGGTACTTCATCTCCGTCGCCGGCCCCGAGACCCAGGACACCGACTTCACCTGGGACGAATTCGTCCGCCGGACCAACTTCGAGCTGGCCAACGAGTGGGGCAACCTGGTCAACCGCTCCATCTCGATGGCGCACAAGAACGTCGGAGCCATCCCGCGTCCCGACGCGCCCGTGGCCGCCGACGAGGAGCTCAAGGAGCTCTCCCGCAAGGCGTTCGACACCGCCGGTGCCCACCTGCAGCGCTCTCGGTTCAAGGCGGCGGCGAGCGAGGCCATGCGTGTCGTCACCGCCGCCAACCGGTACCTCTCGGACCAGGAGCCGTGGAAGCTCAAGGACGACCCCGCGCGGCGCGACAGCGTTCTGCACACCGCCCTGCAAGTCGTCTCCGACGCCAACACGCTGCTGACCCCCTTCCTGCCCCACTCGGCGCAGAAGGTGCACGAGGCCCTCGGCGGCACTGGCGTCTGGGCGGCCCAGCCCGAGCTTCAGGAAGTCGAGGACCTCGACATCCCCGGCCGGATCAACCCCATCCTCACCGGGGACTACAAGGCCGAGCAGGCGCGCTGGAAGTCCGTGCCGATCGAGGTCGGCAAGCCTCTGGAGAAGCCGACCCCGCTGTTCGCCAAGCTCGACCCGGAGCTCGGCGAGACCGGTCCCGAATGGGCGCCGATCTCGAAATGA
- a CDS encoding TatD family hydrolase, translating into MGAEKKEPPPIPDRLPVSVVDAHTHLDACGAVTAADVTAMVDRAERAGVSRVITVADDLAAARWAARASTWDPRVWAAVAIHPTRTKEFGEAEKSEVESLAKESRVVAVGETGLDYYWDYSPHDAQQDAFRWHIDLAKRIGKPLMIHDRDAHDDVLRILEEEGAPEQVVFHCFSGDEKVARRCVDAGYVLSFAGTVSFRNAKGLHEAARIVPADQYLVETDAPFLTPHPFRGRPNEPYCAAYTVRHLASLRGEAVHEVAESVRKTAERVFRLPTVTAG; encoded by the coding sequence ATGGGTGCGGAGAAGAAGGAGCCACCGCCGATCCCGGACAGGTTGCCGGTCTCGGTGGTGGACGCGCATACCCACCTCGACGCGTGCGGCGCGGTCACCGCGGCTGACGTGACAGCCATGGTCGACCGCGCCGAGCGCGCCGGCGTATCGCGGGTGATCACCGTCGCGGACGACCTCGCCGCCGCTCGCTGGGCCGCGCGAGCGTCCACTTGGGACCCTCGTGTGTGGGCCGCCGTCGCGATCCATCCCACGCGCACCAAGGAATTCGGCGAAGCCGAGAAATCCGAAGTGGAGAGTCTCGCGAAAGAGTCCAGAGTGGTCGCGGTCGGCGAGACCGGCCTCGACTACTACTGGGACTACTCGCCCCACGACGCCCAGCAGGACGCCTTCCGGTGGCACATCGATCTCGCCAAGCGCATCGGCAAGCCGCTGATGATCCATGATCGAGACGCTCACGACGACGTCCTCCGGATCCTCGAGGAAGAGGGGGCGCCCGAGCAGGTCGTCTTCCACTGTTTCTCGGGGGACGAGAAGGTCGCTCGCCGCTGTGTCGATGCGGGATACGTGCTGTCCTTCGCCGGGACGGTCAGCTTCCGCAACGCCAAGGGGCTCCACGAGGCGGCGAGGATCGTTCCGGCGGACCAGTACCTCGTCGAAACGGACGCCCCCTTCCTGACCCCGCATCCGTTCCGCGGGCGGCCGAACGAGCCCTACTGCGCCGCGTACACGGTTCGGCACCTCGCCTCCCTCCGGGGCGAGGCGGTGCACGAGGTGGCCGAATCGGTGCGAAAGACCGCTGAGCGGGTCTTCCGTTTGCCGACAGTCACCGCCGGTTGA